In Dendropsophus ebraccatus isolate aDenEbr1 unplaced genomic scaffold, aDenEbr1.pat pat_scaffold_1447_ctg1, whole genome shotgun sequence, the following are encoded in one genomic region:
- the LOC138775273 gene encoding uncharacterized protein has translation MEARNREEWKDGRKEQGGLEGWKQVTRRNGRMEASNMEEWKDGSKEWKDGSKEQGGMEGWKQVTGRNGKMEGRNREEWKDGRKEQGGMKRWKEGTGRTGRMEASNTEEWKVGSKDQGGMEGWK, from the coding sequence atggaagcaaggaacagggaggaatggaaagatggaaggaaggaacAGGGAGGACTGGAAGGATGGAAGCAAGTAACACGGaggaatggaaggatggaagCAAGTAACATGGaggaatggaaggatggaagcaaggaatggaaggatggaagcaaggaacagggaggaatggaaggatggaagCAAGTAACAGGGAGGAATGgaaagatggaaggaaggaacagggaggaatggaaagatggaaggaaggaacagggaggaatgaaaagatggaaggaaggaacAGGGAGGACTGGAAGGATGGAAGCAAGTAACACGGAGGAATGGAAGGTAGGAAGCAAGGATCAGGGaggaatggaaggatggaagTAA